TTGGCGGCCTGCTTGGCGGCGGCGGTACGACGGCTGGTGGTGGCCTTGGTGGTTTGCTGGGCGGTCTGTTGGGCGGCGGTGGCAGCAACACTGGCGGCTCTACCCAGGGGCGTTCCGCGGGCGGCGTCAATTACGCGGCCCTGGCGTCACTGGGGATGATGGCATTCAAGGCCTATCAGAACTGGCAGCGCAGCCAGGCGGCAGCCCCGCAGCAGGCGGTCCGCACGGTGGATCAACTGTCCGGCTCCGAGGCCGAGGATCACAGCCATGCGATCCTGCGCGCGCTGATTGCGGCGGCCAAGGCCGATGGGCGCATCGACCAGCAGGAAGAACAGTTGATCTACGCCGAAATCAAACGCCAGACCAGCGACCCGCAACTGCAGCAATGGCTGGATGAAGAAGTCAGCAAGCCACTCGATGCTGCCGAGGTGGCGCAGTCGGCGCGGGACCCGGCCATGGCCGCGGAAATGTACCTGGCCAGCGTGATGCTGGTGGATGACCAGCAGGAAGCAGAGCGGGCCTACCTGGATGAGCTGGCCGGCGCACTGCAACTCGATCCGGCATTGCAGGTGCATCTGGAGCAACAGGCCAAGGGCGTCGCCTGACTTGGATGCGATGCCTGCGCTCGCCATTGATCCGCGGCCAGAGTGGGCAAGGCTTTCGCGACGACGGCCTTGGGGCGATCGCTACCATCTGCGAGTGATCGCTTACGACTCAAAATACTCGCCCCAACCTGTCGGACCGGACAACCGTTCCCAGACAAAGCGGAGCGTTAACTCCTACTTTGACTTCCCAGACTCAAGTAGAGGAATGCCATGCTCAATGAAACAAACGATAACCGCCCTGTCTATCAAGCAGCCTGCCATTGTGGGACGGTGCAATTCTCATTGCGCTTGACCGACGGCACGCATACAGCGCGTAGGTGCAACTGCTCTCTCTGCCGTATGCGTGGTGCCGTGGCGGTATCAGCTAACCTGGGCGACATCACTGTTACCAAAGGGGAAGAGGCGCTGACTCTTTATCAGTTCAACACACGCGAAGCAAAGCACTACTTCTGCTCGAAGTGTGGCATCTACACCTTCCACCAGCGCCGTTCTGCGCCTGATCAGTATGGAGTCAATGTGGCCTGCATTGAGGGCATGAGCCCATTTGACTTCCCAGAGGTGCCTGTCAGTGAAGGTCGGATTCACCCCAAAGACCGTGTAGTCGCAGGTTCCGAGGTTGCAGGATGGGTGCGATACGAAAGCACCGCAGAGTGACTGCACAGCCTGCCTGGAGACCGTGCTGCGAGGGCGTGTGGCTCTCGCTGCGAAGAGCACGTCCATCGACCCAAAGCCGCCTGTCACGGTCCTGTTGATCAGGATAGGCTTGGCCGGGAGCCCGGCCAAGCAGGTTGACACATCACAGCCGGGGATCGTTTTCCCACGTGGTGCCGTAGTAGTCGTGGATACCTCTGCCCCAAGTCGGATCACTCATGTTTGGCCAGTTGTCCTTATCGAAGCCTGGGGCGTTCTTCAGGCGGTCCTTGTCGGCATCAAGGACGAAGCGCTTGTTCACCGTATCCAGGCGCAAAGCCCCCCACGGCACGGCGAACAGCTTTTCACCCATCCCAAGGAAACCGCCGAACGACAGTACAGCGTACGCAACCTTGCCGCTGGCGGTGTCCAACATGATTTCCTTGATGTCACCCAAGTCTTCGTCTTGCGTGTTATACACGTCGTTGCCGATGAGGGTATCCGCCCCCATCAGCCGCGGCCCCGGTCCGCGGTCTCCCTCGACAGTGAAATCGGTCCGTCCCTTGTACATACCGTACTTGTCGCGTTCTTCGAAGTTCATAGTGCGCTCCTGGCCGGAGGCCATAGGCAGTGAGCATCTCGACGCTTGGTTCAAGGCTGCTCGGGTGACGCCGGCGGAGATGCCCGGCGTGATCAGACATTTTTTAACCGCACGGTATCTTTCCTGCGTCAGCAAGGCTGGTAGGAGAGGCGGGCGGGACAGCGAGCGACGGGCTAGGACACTAAGCTTCGAGGGCCTGGATCCGTTGCTGCGGTGCTCAGAATAGGAGAGTGATGAGCATCATCAGCCGTTCGCTATTTGCGACCAGCGGTGGGACGTGGAGACGACTGAAGCGGCATCGTCTCAGATCGAGCGCTGGTTCACACGGGCAGAGAGTTGCTCGGCGTTTTCCTTGCGTTCCGAATAGCGATCCACCAAGAACGCCTGGCGGTCGCGCAACAGAACGGTGAACTTCACCAGTTCTTCCATGACGTCCACCACACGATCGTAGTACGGCGAGGGTTTCATACGCCCGGCGTCATCAAACTCAAGGTAGGCTTTGGGCAGCGAAGACTGGTTGGGAATGGTGAACATGCGCATCCAGCGGCCAAGCACGCGCAACTGGTTGACCACGTTGAATGACTGCGAGCCGCCACACACCTGCATGACCGCCAGGGTCTTGCCTTGAGTGGGGCGAACCGCACCCAGTGCCAGAGGAATCCAGTCGATCTGCGCCTTGAACACTGCTGACATTGCACCGTGGCGCTCTGGCGAGCACCAGACCTGGCCTTCCGACCACTGCACCAGATCACGCAGCTCCTGCACCTTGGGGTGCTCGACAGGCACATCGTCAGGTAGCGGCAGGCCCGAAGGATTGAAGACCCTGGTCTCGGCACCGAAGTGCTCCAGCAGGCGTGCAGCTTCCTCCACCAGCAGGCGACTGAAGGATCGTTCGCGGGTCGATCCATACAGCAACAGGATGCGCGGTTTGTGCTCGCTGGAGCGGGTTGCCGCTGGCGGTAGATCGAACAGCGAGAGATCGAGATTAGGCAGTTGCTCGGACATGTTTCCTCCTGCTGTATGGACCGGACACATGGTGGACACGTGTGCGGAGACATGGTTGACACTTTTCGGCAAGCAATCTGCCGGGAATACGACCATGCCTTGGAACGCGAGAGATGCCATGAGCTTAAGAGAAGAGTTCGTTAGCCTGGCCAATCACCCGGGCGCCAATATGAGGGAGCTATGCCGCCGGTTCGGCATTAGCCCTCAGACGGGTTACAAATGGCTCAATCGATTTCGACAGGAGGGCTTGCTCGGCTTGAAGGAGCGCTCTCGAAAGCCAGCCGTCAGCCCTCGCAAGACTCAGCCTGGGCTAGAAGAGGAAGTGATTGCCATCCGTAAGGAGCACTCCACGTGGGGTGGCCGAAAGATCAGTCACCTGCTTGATCAGCGCATCTGTGCCAGTACCGTAACCAATGTCCTGCATCGGCATGGATTGATCACCGCGGAGGCCTCCGAGGCGGCTAAACCATGGACACGCTTTGAGCGCGAAGCCCCGAATGATCTGTGGCAGATCGATTTTAAAGGTTTCTTCCAAACGGCTCAGGGACCTTGTTATCCGCTGACGCTGATTGATGACCACTCACGCTTTAACCTTGTGATACAGGCCTGCACACATCAGCGCACAGGGTTGGTCATGGAGCACCTGACCGATCTGTTCAGCCGGTATGGACTGCCCGTGCAGATCAACGCGGATAATGGCTCGCCCTGGGGGGCGCCAAGAAATCCCGGAGAACTCACACCGCTAGGTATCTGGCTGGTTCGTCTGGGAATTCGACTGACTTTCAGCAGGCCAGGCCACCCACAAACCAATGGCAAGGATGAGCGATTCCACCGGACGCTCAAGGCCGAGGTACTAACCGGGCGCAGTTTTCGGGATCTGCGAGAAGCGCAAGAAGCTTTCGACCTCTGGCGGGGCATTTACAACTACAAGCGTCCTCATCAGCAGTTGGGCTACAAAGTACCGGCAGATCGCTACCAGATGAGCAGGCGGGCTTTCCCAAGCCGTCTACCGCCCGTTGAATACGGTCCCGATGATATTTTGGTGAAACCCTACAGCAGTCAGTTCCGCTTCAAGAAACGCTCATTTCGGATAGCCAAGGCGCTAGCAGGCTATGTGTTGGCGCTCCGCCGCAGCGATCAAGGGCCTGACCATTTTGATGTTTACTTCTGCCAGCACAAGCTGCGAACCATCGACTTCAACAACCCCGACGGTAAGCGATAATGTGTCCACCATGTCCCCGCACATGTGTCAGCGATGTCTCAAGTCCATACATCCTGCTCAAAGCGTAGCGATGCGATCCAGCTCGTTTTTGAGCTGCTCACGGTCGAGATTTTCGAATGGCAGGGCGAAGAAGGCCTGGCAGCGAGACTGGATCCGGGCCAGCGTGGCGCGGAATGCAGCATCGACCGACGCTTCGTCAGCCACGACAGCGGACGGATCCTCCAGCCCCCAGTGCGTCTTCAGCGCAGGGCTGAAATACACCGGGCAGGCTTCGCCGGCAGCGTTGTCGCAAACGGTGATGACGATGTCAGGAGGGCAACGCTCGAACGCGTCATTGCCCTTGCTGCTCAGACCCTCGATCGAGATGCCGGCATGCTGCAAGGTGGTCAGGCTGCGAGGCAACACTTGGCCTTTCGGGAAACTGCCGGAACTGACGGCTTCAAATCCGTGAGGCGCCAGGTGATTGAACATGGCCTCGGAAAGGATGCTGCGGCAGCTGTTGGCCGTACACATGAATAGGACTCGCATGAAAGCTCCTGCGCTTCGTGGCGGGTTTCAGAGGCTAAGGCGCAATGCCAGAGCCGAAAGGGTGATCAGTAGAACTGGCAGCGTCAGCAGGATGCCGACTTTGAAGTAGTAACCCCAGGTGATGCGCATGCCTTTGCGCTCCAGCACGTGCAGCCAGAGCAGCGTGGCGAGGCTGCCGATGGGGGTGATTTTCGGGCCGAGGTCGCAGCCGATGATGTTGGCGTAGATCATCGCCTCGCGTACCAGCCCTTGCGCCTCGCTGGCCTGGATCGACAAAGCGCCGATCAGCACGCTGGGCATGTTGTTCATGACCGAGGACAGCAATGCAGCG
This sequence is a window from Pseudomonas maumuensis. Protein-coding genes within it:
- the arsH gene encoding arsenical resistance protein ArsH produces the protein MSEQLPNLDLSLFDLPPAATRSSEHKPRILLLYGSTRERSFSRLLVEEAARLLEHFGAETRVFNPSGLPLPDDVPVEHPKVQELRDLVQWSEGQVWCSPERHGAMSAVFKAQIDWIPLALGAVRPTQGKTLAVMQVCGGSQSFNVVNQLRVLGRWMRMFTIPNQSSLPKAYLEFDDAGRMKPSPYYDRVVDVMEELVKFTVLLRDRQAFLVDRYSERKENAEQLSARVNQRSI
- a CDS encoding tellurite resistance TerB family protein, whose protein sequence is MNTSDLLEQLLRAGQASQMQQGSGGRSSQDSLGGLGGLLGGLLGGGGTTAGGGLGGLLGGLLGGGGSNTGGSTQGRSAGGVNYAALASLGMMAFKAYQNWQRSQAAAPQQAVRTVDQLSGSEAEDHSHAILRALIAAAKADGRIDQQEEQLIYAEIKRQTSDPQLQQWLDEEVSKPLDAAEVAQSARDPAMAAEMYLASVMLVDDQQEAERAYLDELAGALQLDPALQVHLEQQAKGVA
- a CDS encoding PRC-barrel domain-containing protein, with amino-acid sequence MNFEERDKYGMYKGRTDFTVEGDRGPGPRLMGADTLIGNDVYNTQDEDLGDIKEIMLDTASGKVAYAVLSFGGFLGMGEKLFAVPWGALRLDTVNKRFVLDADKDRLKNAPGFDKDNWPNMSDPTWGRGIHDYYGTTWENDPRL
- a CDS encoding GFA family protein, whose translation is MLNETNDNRPVYQAACHCGTVQFSLRLTDGTHTARRCNCSLCRMRGAVAVSANLGDITVTKGEEALTLYQFNTREAKHYFCSKCGIYTFHQRRSAPDQYGVNVACIEGMSPFDFPEVPVSEGRIHPKDRVVAGSEVAGWVRYESTAE
- a CDS encoding arsenate reductase ArsC produces the protein MRVLFMCTANSCRSILSEAMFNHLAPHGFEAVSSGSFPKGQVLPRSLTTLQHAGISIEGLSSKGNDAFERCPPDIVITVCDNAAGEACPVYFSPALKTHWGLEDPSAVVADEASVDAAFRATLARIQSRCQAFFALPFENLDREQLKNELDRIATL
- a CDS encoding IS481 family transposase — its product is MPWNARDAMSLREEFVSLANHPGANMRELCRRFGISPQTGYKWLNRFRQEGLLGLKERSRKPAVSPRKTQPGLEEEVIAIRKEHSTWGGRKISHLLDQRICASTVTNVLHRHGLITAEASEAAKPWTRFEREAPNDLWQIDFKGFFQTAQGPCYPLTLIDDHSRFNLVIQACTHQRTGLVMEHLTDLFSRYGLPVQINADNGSPWGAPRNPGELTPLGIWLVRLGIRLTFSRPGHPQTNGKDERFHRTLKAEVLTGRSFRDLREAQEAFDLWRGIYNYKRPHQQLGYKVPADRYQMSRRAFPSRLPPVEYGPDDILVKPYSSQFRFKKRSFRIAKALAGYVLALRRSDQGPDHFDVYFCQHKLRTIDFNNPDGKR